In Drosophila nasuta strain 15112-1781.00 chromosome 2R, ASM2355853v1, whole genome shotgun sequence, a single genomic region encodes these proteins:
- the LOC132786872 gene encoding cathepsin D, which produces MFQFLTLLFCELLILFHTTVASRMQQGSLKVSEKPMVSQRSSSFSGSGVIQISLKTRDNVEYYGCVGMGTPPQIFNVLFDTGSANTWLPSSNCLTINSACQLHSRYNANMSSSHRRIGRNFTSVYGNGNVSGYLSQDTLLLDGVELSGLIFGETLLHYQPTFVNTKFDGIVGLGFGQLAWKDSIPFFQLLCQQNHIKKCLFSVYLRRTTGDNYGGNIKFGTIDADKYKGVLHYVSLLDTGYWQFKMSGVFVGSKQIEDNVNAILDTGTSLILVPHRVFDKLHEAIGAKVENNSYVLSCERTQLPKVDLRIGGKIYSISSINYIVELGTLNTKMCTSAFIPVSLDFWVLGNIFLTLFYSVYDAENKRIGLAEVVGESN; this is translated from the coding sequence ATGTTTCAATTTTTGACATTGCTATTCTGCGAGctacttattttatttcacacGACAGTCGCTAGTCGTATGCAGCAAGGTTCCTTAAAAGTATCAGAAAAACCTATGGTCAGCCAAAGATCTTCCAGTTTTTCAGGGTCAGGTGTAATTCAAATTTCTCTAAAAACTCGCGATAATGTGGAATATTATGGGTGTGTTGGTATGGGAACACCTCCCCAAATCTTCAATGTGCTATTTGACACCGGCTCAGCAAACACGTGGCTTCCTTCTAGCAACTGTCTTACTATCAATTCCGCTTGTCAGCTACATAGTCGTTACAATGCAAACATGTCCTCAAGCCATAGAAGAATTGGCCGTAACTTCACTTCTGTCTATGGAAACGGGAATGTAAGTGGCTACCTTTCTCAGGACACATTACTATTGGATGGTGTTGAGCTATCTGGCTTAATTTTTGGCGAAACATTGCTACATTATCAGCCAACGTTTGTCAACACGAAATTTGATGGCATTGTCGGATTAGGCTTTGGCCAGCTTGCCTGGAAAGATTCAATCCCCTTCTTTCAACTTCTCTGTCAACAGAACCATATCAAAAAATGTCTGTTTTCGGTTTATCTAAGGCGAACGACTGGGGACAACTACGGTGGAAATATCAAATTTGGAACGATCGATGCTGATAAATACAAAGGGGTACTTCACTACGTATCACTTCTGGATACTGGATACTGGCAGTTTAAGATGTCTGGTGTATTTGTGGGAAGCAAGCAAATCGAGGATAACGTGAATGCTATTTTAGACACGGGGACATCGCTAATTTTGGTACCGCATCGAGTCTTTGACAAGTTACATGAAGCCATTGGTGCTAAGGTAGAAAACAATAGTTATGTACTGAGTTGTGAACGAACCCAATTACCAAAGGTTGACCTCCGTATTGGGGGAAAAATTTATTCGATTAGTTCTATAAACTATATTGTTGAATTGGGAACTTTAAATACAAAGATGTGCACAAGCGCTTTTATACCAGTTTCTTTAGATTTCTGGGTACTTGGCAATATCTTCCTAACACTATTCTATAGTGTTTATGATGCGGAAAATAAACGTATTGGGTTGGCCGAAGTCGTGGGagaatcaaattga
- the LOC132786871 gene encoding leucine-rich repeat protein soc-2 homolog has product MNLCSSAGATASTTSLSSTGNTESNGSGQSEATHCFGGGGGGGIISGARDPSSGFSSDQNLTHNENNTIMPPETRPKMVTVKHPESNKPKPTTKKIVKNIQADQDVIKALQRCRDEGIKRLDLSKSSITVLPSTVRECVHLTELYLYSNKIGQLPPEIGCLVNLRNLALNENSLTSLPESLKHCTQLKVLDLRHNKLAEIPPVIYKLLTLTTLYLRFNRITTVADELRQLVNLTMLSLRENKIKELGCAIGALVNLTTLDVSHNHLEHLPDDIGNCVNLSALDLQHNELLDIPDSIGNLKCLVRLGLRYNRLNCVPISLKNCKCMDEFNVEGNGITQLPDGILASLSALTTITLSRNQFTSYPTGGPAQFTNVYSINLEHNRIDKIPYGIFSRAKGLTKLNMKENMLTALPLDVGTWINMVELNLATNALQKLPDDIMNLQNLEILILSNNMLKKIPNTIGNLRKLRILDLEENRIEVLPHEIGLLHELQRLILQTNQITMLPRSIGHLSNLTHLSVSENNLQFLPEEIGSLESLENLYINQNPGLEKLPFELALCQNLKYLNIDKCPLGTIPPEIQAGGPSLVLQWLKMHSPYRQM; this is encoded by the exons ATGAACTTGTGCTCCTCGGCTGGTGCAACTGCATCAACTACATCACTATCGTCTACGGGAAACACCGAAAGTAACGGGAGCGGCCAGTCTGAAGCGACGCACTGCTTTGGTGgtggagggggaggaggaaTCATTAGCGGTGCCCGAGATCCATCGAGCGGATTTAGCAGCGATCAAAACCTAACACACAACGAAAACAATACAATTATGCCGCCCGAGACACGTCCCAAGATGGTGACGGTGAAGCATCCTGAATCAAATAAACCCAAGCCAACCactaaaaaaattgttaaaaacaTTCAAGCAGATCAAGATGTTATAAAAGCGTTGCAACGTTGCCGCGATGAAG GTATTAAGCGCTTGGACCTCAGTAAATCCTCCATCACCGTTCTTCCCTCAACGGTTAGGGAATGTGTGCATCTCACCGAGCTTTACTTGTATAGCAACAAAATTGGACAGTTGCCCCCGGAGATCGGATGTCTAGTGAACTTGAGGAATTTGGCTCTAAATGAAAATTCGCTAACATCGCTGCCGGAATCGTTGAAGCACTGCACACAACTAAAAGTTCTAGACTTGAGACACAACAAACTTGCTGAAATTCCACCGGTCATCTATAAACTGCTCACATTGACCACTTTGTATTTGCGTTTCAACAGAATCACAACTGTGGCAGATGAGCTGCGTCAGTTAGTCAACCTAACTATGCTGAGTTTGCGTGAGAACAAAATCAAGGAGTTGGGGTGTGCTATTGGCGCGTTAGTAAATTTGACTACACTCGATGTATCTCATAACCATTTGGAGCACTTACCGGATGATATTGGCAATTGTGTAAATCTAAGTGCACTTGATCTTCAGCACAATGAGCTACTTGACATACCCGATAGTATTGGTAATTTGAAGTGTCTGGTACGTTTAGGTTTACGATATAATCGACTAAACTGTGTACCCATTTCGTTAAAGAACTGCAAATGCATGGATGAATTTAATGTTGAGGGCAACGGCATTACCCAGTTGCCAGATGGCATTCTTGCTAGCCTGAGTGCATTGACAACGATTACACTGTCACGTAACCAATTCACCAGTTATCCGACAGGGGGGCCAGCGCAATTCACTAATGTGTATAGCATAAATCTAGAGCACAATCGTATCGACAAAAtaccctatggtatattttcacgAGCTAAGGGcctaacaaaattaaatatgaaggAGAATATGCTAACTGCTTTACCACTAGACGTAGGCACCTGGATTAACATGGTCGAACTCAATTTGGCTACAAATGCACTGCAAAAATTACCAGATGATATAATGAACCTGCAAAACCTGGAAATACTTATTCTTTCCAACAACATGCTCAAAAAGATACCCAACACAATTGGAAATTTGCGCAAGCTTCGAATTTTGGATCTAGAAGAGAACCGCATCGAAGTTTTGCCGCATGAGATTGGTTTATTGCATGAACTGCAGCGGCTTATATTGCAAACTAATCAGATAACCATGCTGCCGCGTAGCATTGGGCACTTGAGCAATCTTACACACCTATCTGTTAGcgaaaacaatttgcaatttctgCCAGAAGAAATTGGTTCACTGGAAAGCCTGGAGAACCtttatataaatcaaaatccAGGCTTGGAAAAGTTACCATTTGAGCTGGCATTATGTCAAAAtctaaagtatttaaatattgacaaATGCCCACTCGGCACAATTCCACCAGAGATTCAAGCTGGAGGACCCTCTTTGGTCTTGCAGTGGCTTAAAATGCATTCACCTTACCGGCAAATGTGA
- the LOC132786869 gene encoding BTB/POZ domain-containing protein 6-B translates to MIEAFANHLSSHLGRHLFYWAITTPTPRGLDGVHYGLNLRLSELINKIHGPLERGVKVLDHLLTLEEEDFSGHWGSAYAHNYEPESQLPDSENEEQPPAEEHLPRSYNMETLNNGNGLLHSPPHNHQQQPQQRGAAITSPGISSVGGATDHNIQITQPISAPSSPLASPSTLTCGNSGNSNSTTFCLPSSSTDIATIASIAAVAGGTTNATTSTSNSGSGSYVCAAGSNASYAAVGASNAIDTADPNWQASKATVLERNAAMFNNELLSDVRFIVGGDFDFDPNQTIPAHKYILATGSSVFYAMFYGGLAENKEEIKVPDVEPTAFLTLLRYLYCDEIKLEPEHILATLYAAKKYIVPHLARACVNYLEVKLTAKNACLLLSQSRLFEESELMQRCWEVIDAQAEMAVKSEDFVDIDLKTFESILSRETLNCKEIHLFEAALNWAINACEKMSIDETSQNKRRVLGHALHLIRIPTMSLEEFANGVAQTGILTSQETIDMFLHFTAKEKPSLSFPTRIRAGLKTQVCHRFQSCAYRSNQWRYRGRCDSIQFSVDRRIFIVGFGLYGSSTGAANYNVKIELKRLGRTLAENDTKFFSDGSSNTFHVFFENPIQIEPECYYTASVILDGNELSFFGQEGMSEVLMGNVTFQFQCSSESTNGTGVQGGQIPELIFYGPTTVVTALNSPTNSVSAAIAGSTQAISNGSGVSSDIGSSSNTNNGSDEMLLMNNAPTSNSDGSNT, encoded by the exons ATGATCGAGGCATTTGCGAACCATCTGAGCAGTCATCTTGGACGTCACCTTTTTTATTGGGCAATTACAACACCGACGCCGAGAGGTCTCGACGGCGTCCATTACGGCCTCAATCTGCGTCTGTCCGAGCTAATCAACAAAATTCACGGCCCCCTCGAGCGGGGTGTGAAGGTGCTGGATCACTTGCTTACTCTCGAAGAGGAAGACTTTAGCGGTCATTGGGGCAGCGCTTATGCGCACAACTATGAACCGGAGTCCCAACTTCCTGACTCTGAAAACGAGGAGCAGCCTCCTGCCGAAGAACACTTGCCTAGATCTTACAATA TGGAAACACTTAACAATGGCAACGGTCTCTTACACTCACCCCCGCACAatcaccagcagcagccacaacaacgtGGAGCAGCAATCACCTCCCCAGGGATAAGTTCAGTGGGCGGTGCCACTGATCACAACATACAGATTACGCAGCCCATTAGTGCCCCATCCTCACCACTTGCATCGCCAAGTACTCTAACTTGCGGCAACAGTGGCAATAGCAACTCCACCACATTCTGTCTACCTTCCAGTTCAACTGACATTGCAACAATTGCCTCAATAGCCGCGGTTGCAGGTGGCACGACCAATGCAACAACGTCAACATCCAACAGTGGCAGTGGCTCTTACGTGTGTGCGGCTGGCAGCAACGCCAGTTATGCCGCCGTCGGCGCCTCGAATGCAATCGACACTGCCGATCCAAACTGGCAAGCGAGCAAGGCGACAGTGTTGGAGCGCAATGCAGCAATGTTCAACAATGAGCTGTTGTCGGATGTGAGGTTCATTGTGGGCGGTGATTTTG ATTTCGATCCGAATCAAACAATTCCTGCACACAAATACATTCTTGCCACTGGCAGCTCTGTGTTCTATGCCATGTTTTACGGCGGATTGGCGGAAAACAAGGAAGAAATCAAAGTGCCTGATGTAGAACCAACGGCTTTTCTTACACTTTTAAG ATATCTGTACTGTGACGAAATCAAACTAGAGCCCGAGCATATATTGGCCACGTTATACGctgccaaaaaatatattgttccACATTTGGCGCGTGCTTGCGTTAACTACCTCGAAGTTAAGCTGACGGCAAAAAACGCCTGTCTACTTCTCAGTCAATCGCGCCTTTTTGAGGAGTCCGAACTGATGCAGCGTTGTTGGGAAGTAATCGATGCCCAGGCCGAGATGGCAGTTAAATCCGAAGACTTTGTGGACATTGACCTGAAGACGTTTGAATCAATCTTATCGCGTGAAACTTTAAATTGCAAAGAGATACACTTGTTCGAGGCCGCTCTCAATTGGGCTATAAATGCATGTGAAAAAATGAGTATCGACGAAACATCACAAAACAAACGGCGAGTGCTAGGTCACGCACTTCATCTGATACGCATACCGACCATGAGTCTAGAAGAATTTGCGAATGGCGTAGCTCAAACTGGCATACTCACATCCCAAGAGACAATTGATATGTTCTTACACTTTACAGCCAAAGAAAAGCCCAGCTTGAGTTTTCCTACGAGAATACGTGCAGGACTTAAAACTCAAGTCTGTCACCGTTTTCAGTCATGCGCCTATCGTTCAAACCAGTGGCGATATCGGGGACGCTGTGATTCCATACAGTTCTCAGTAGATCGAAG aattttcaTCGTAGGCTTTGGTCTATATGGCTCTTCCACTGGAGCTGCAAACTATAACGTGAAGATAGAACTAAAGCGTCTAGGGCGCACTCTAGCCGAGAATGATACGAAGTTTTTTTCGGATGGTTCAAGCAACACTTTTCATGTATTTTTTGAGAATCCCATACAAATTGAACCGGAATGCTATTATACGGCCTCAGTTATACTTGATGGAAATGAGTTGAGCTTCTTTGGCCAGGAGGGAATGTCAGAAGTACTCATGGGCAACGTTACATTCCAATTTCAATGCTCTTCAGAGAGTACCAATGGCACTGGAGTGCAGGGTGGACAAATACCTGAATTAATATTCTATGGACCCACTACCGTTGTTACTGCACTCAATTCGCCCACCAACTCAGTAAGCGCTGCCATTGCAGGATCCACACAGGCTATTTCTAATGGTAGTGGTGTCTCTTCTGATATTGGGAGTAGCAGCAATACCAATAATGGCTCAGATGAAATGCTATTAATGAACAACGCCCCAACAAGCAACAGTGATGGAAGCAACACTTGA
- the LOC132786874 gene encoding protein CREG1, whose amino-acid sequence MLLPSVITILLVSYTQAYSALQDAQVIAEFKRESELNHTKIVRELVHRANWASVGTISTNGYVKDYPMVNIISIDDNNEQKVSTGVIRFLLTDLDFTGNDWQSNNKVTFMFTDEQTLNCKSYNKDPMEPTCARAMLSGQVTKMDKDSPKYNSSLRVFIDRHPAAEKWIARHQFYLCELDIQNIFVLDFYGGPHQVNVSDYYAINI is encoded by the exons ATGCTGCTGCCCTCAGTGATCACCATATTGTTAGTGTCATATACGCAAGCTTACTCGGCACTTCAGGATGCTCAGGTTATAGCCGAGTTTAAACGAGAATCGGAATTGAACCATACCAAGATAGTCCGTGAATTGGTTCATCGTGCAAATTGGGCATCAGTGGGCACAATTTCTACAAATGGCTACGTGAAAGACTATCCCATGGTTAATATTATCTCGATTGATGACAATAACGAACAAAAGGTCTCTACAGGAGTTATTCGCTTTTTGCTAACCGATTTGGATTTTACGGGCAACGATTGGCAAAGCAATAACAAAGTGACTTTCATGTTTACTGATGAACAAACCTTAAATTGCAAAAGCTATAATAAGGATCCTATGGAGCCCACTTGTGCGCGTGCTATGCTTAGTGGACAAGTAACAAAG ATGGACAAAGATTCACCGAAGTACAATTCTTCACTAAGAGTGTTTATTGATCGTCACCCGGCAGCTGAAAAGTGGATAGCCA GACATCAATTTTACCTTTGTGAACTggatattcaaaatatatttgtgctGGACTTTTATGGTGGACCACATCAGGTCAATGTCTCTGATTACTATGCCATCAATATTTAA
- the LOC132786875 gene encoding U-Kazal-Dg21.2, whose product MYVHISVRRFQRKVPNKCHDVCPTGYRVVCGFHNGYLRTFASSCVMRMYNCKYQKDYRIISQQACEFISNEDLRKLEL is encoded by the exons atgtatgtacatatatccgTTCGACGATTTCAACGAAAAG TGCCAAATAAATGTCACGATGTCTGTCCTACCGGATATCGCGTTGTTTGTGGATTCCACAATGGATACTTGCGAACGTTTGCCAGCAGTTGTGTGATGCGAATGTATAACTGCAAGTACCAAAAAG acTATCGAATCATATCTCAACAGGCATGTGAATTTATTAGCAATGAAGATTTACGAAAGTTAGAGCTTTAA
- the LOC132785987 gene encoding uncharacterized protein LOC132785987, whose protein sequence is MTATFVLVLGCLVCGALAGRPAIQGPVVSAPTTNPAPVTGPAINYLPPSKPTVVVNRPVVQSPGPLPATNYLPPSKPAVVVNRPVVQGPGPVVIPQILPRPTPAATTAKPITLPIAPSARPISIGKIGIPAQSGSRTVGSRAPY, encoded by the coding sequence atgactGCTACATTCGTTCTAGTGCTAGGTTGCCTTGTATGTGGAGCATTAGCTGGACGTCCTGCTATTCAAGGACCTGTAGTTTCAGCACCAACTACAAACCCAGCACCAGTCACTGGTCCAGCGATTAACTATTTACCACCCTCCAAaccaactgttgttgttaacCGTCCCGTCGTCCAAAGTCCTGGGCCTCTTCCAGCGACCAACTATTTACCACCCTCCAAaccagctgttgttgttaaccGTCCCGTCGTCCAAGGTCCTGGGCCAGTTGTTATACCACAAATTTTACCTCGACCAACTCCCGCAGCAACTACCGCCAAACCAATTACATTGCCCATCGCACCGTCAGCCCGTCCAATCTCAATCGGCAAAATTGGAATACCAGCTCAATCTGGCTCCCGCACTGTTGGATCCCGCGCTCCTTACTAA
- the LOC132786870 gene encoding transcription factor IIIB 90 kDa subunit: MSTGLKCRNCNSNEIEEDNARGDRVCMNCGSVLEDSLIVSEVQFEEVGHGAAAIGQFVSAESSGGATNYGYGKFQVGSGTESREVTIKKAKKDITLLCQQLQLTQHYADTALNFFKMALSRHLTRGRKSTHIYAACVYMTCRTEGTSHLLIDISDVQQICSYELGRTYLKLSHALCINIPSVDPCLYIMRFANRLQLGAKTHEVSMTALRIVQRMKKDCMHSGRRPTGLCGAALLIAARMHEFSRTLADVIGVVKIHESTLRKRLSEFAETPSGGLTLEEFMTVDLEREQDPPSFKAARIKDRELIQNMGIHELTELQKQIDAHLEKDLGKYTGNIMRQLTKSKGKKEEKDNVTDNELEIEDSMQFIEQSNAKVIKEFIANNTDDTKPQVGMTAVIEGLRPDIEAICRVTQHDLEDLERAKQPIETELFIDDLNDEELDQYVLTEQEAVTKSDMWKNLNAEYLREQQEREERLAKEREEGKPEKKKRKQRKKVIGPSSSAGEAIEKMLQEKKISSKINYDILKTLTEGMVTLSEEAETSSEQAKPKTEKLERASVILEESPIAGNSRSKSTYDIPPGPSRKRPKVEAALSVSLIEQEIEEKPAVAVDADDIDYDVEPDDVDADADAEPETEATLQDMLNKGAADEDDDEYGYGFEEEEY, encoded by the exons ATGTCGACTGGATTAAAGTGCCGCAATTGCAATTCCAATGAAATCGAAGAAGACAATGCGCGTGGTGACCGCG TGTGCATGAATTGCGGATCTGTACTTGAGGATTCACTCATTGTATCAGAGGTGCAATTTGAAGAGGTGGGTCACGGTGCCGCCGCCATTGGACAGTTTGTTTCTGCAGAGTCTTCGGGCGGTGCTACCAACTATGGCTATGGAAAATTTCAAGTGGGTTCCGGCACAGAATCGCGAGAAGTCACGATCAAGAAAGCAAAGAAGGACATCACACTGCTTTGCCAGCAGCTCCAGCTAACGCAGCACTATGCAGATACTGCACTTAATTTCTTCAAGATGGCCCTAAGTCGTCACTTAACCCGTGGCCGAAAGAGCACTCACATCTATGCAGCTTGCGTCTACATGACATGTCGCACTGAGGGCACTTCAC ATCTACTCATCGATATCAGCGATGTGCAACAAATTTGCTCGTACGAACTTGGACGCACCTATCTGAAGTTGTCGCATGCCTTGTGTATTAACATACCATCTGTAG ATCCCTGTCTTTACATTATGCGCTTCGCAAATCGACTTCAACTGGGTGCCAAGACCCATGAAGTATCAATGACTGCGCTTCGCATTGTGCAGCGTATGAAAAAAGACTGCATGCATTCAGGACGTCGTCCAACAGGCCTTTGCGGAGCAG CTCTACTTATTGCCGCCCGTATGCATGAGTTTAGTCGTACTTTAGCAGATGTCATTGGTGTGGTAAAGATACATGAGTCAACACTCCGCAAGCGTCTTTCCGAGTTTGCCGAAACACCCTCTGGCGGCTTGACTTTAGAGGAGTTTATGACCGTCGACTTGGAACGTGAACAGGACCCGCCCTCATTCAAAGCTGCACGCATTAAAGATCGCGAGCTTATACAAAAT atGGGCATTCACGAGCTGACGGAGCTGCAAAAGCAAATCGATGCTCATTTGGAAAAAGATCTTGGTAAATATACTGGCAACATTATGCGCCAATTGACAAAAAGTAAAggtaaaaaagaagaaaaagataACGTCACGGATAATGAACTCGAAATAGAGGATTCAATGCAATTCATAGAGCAATCGAATGCCAAGGTGATTAAAGAGTTTATTGCAAACAATACAGACGATACTAAGCCCCAGGTGGGCATGACAGCTGTTATCGAAGGATTGCGACCTGACATTGAGGCAATTTGTCGTGTCACGCAGCACGACCTCGAAGATCTGGAACGGGCCAAGCAGCCAATCGAAACTGAACTGTTCATTGATGATTTGAATGATGAAGAGCTTGATCAGTATGTACTGACAGAGCAGGAGGCGGTAACTAAGTCAGATATGTGGAAAAATTTGAACGCCGAGTATTTGCGAGAGCAACAAGAGAGGGAGGAACGCTTAGCAAAGGAACGTGAGGAAGGCAAGcccgaaaagaaaaaacgaaaacaacggAAAAAAGTTATAGGGCCTTCCTCTAGTGCTGGCGAAGCAATTGAGAAAATGCTGCAGGAGAAGAAGATCTCAAGTAAAATTAATTACGACATACTAAAGACCCTTACAGAAGGTATGGTCACGTTATCTGAAGAGGCAGAGACTTCTTCTGAGCAGGCCAAGCCCAAAACAGAGAAGCTTGAGCGAGCATCTGTTATTTTAGAAGAAAGTCCCATTGCAGGCAATAGTCGCAGCAAATCAACATACGACATACCCCCCGGACCTAGTCGAAAACGTCCGAAAGTCGAAGCGGCTTTATCGGTCAGTCTTATTGAGCAAGAAATCGAGGAGAAACCCGCAGTAGCTGTGGATGCAG ATGACATTGACTACGATGTCGAGCCGGATGATGtggatgccgatgccgatgccgagcCCGAAACAGAGGCTACATTGCAGGACATGCTCAACAAGGGTGCTGCGGATGAAGACGATGATGAGTACGGTTACGGCTTCGAGGAGGAGGAATATTAG
- the LOC132786873 gene encoding protein phosphatase 1 regulatory subunit 7, producing the protein MQWLKNRDTKSTAGMQIIPGEMVASIEEIVMIDPECYELDLNHRRIDKLENFEPLINIERLYLRWNLIKKIENLEMLKNLVELELYDNQITKIENLDELENLEILDLSFNRLTKIENLDKLLKLQKLYFVANKINFIENIGILTNLTMLELGDNKLKKIENIESLVNLRQLFLGKNKIAKIENLDTLINLEILSLQANRIIKIENLEKLTNLKELYISENGIEIIENLSGNKNLDTLDLAKNRLKTISNLEALEQLEEIWLNDNGIDNWKNLEVLKINKSLQTIYLEHNPVATDVRYRSKLRDILPHLQKIDATLCVMPGAQS; encoded by the coding sequence ATGCAATGGCTAAAAAATCGGGACACCAAATCAACAGCTGGTATGCAGATAATTCCTGGCGAGATGGTGGCATCAATTGAAGAAATTGTGATGATCGATCCTGAATGCTATGAACTTGATTTGAATCATCGACGCATAGACAAACTGGAGAATTTTGAGCCTCTAATTAATATTGAGCGATTATATTTGCGTTGGAATCTTATAAAGAAAATTGAGAACTTGGAAATGCTGAAGAACCTTGTAGAGCTGGAGCTTTACGAtaatcaaattacaaaaattgagAATCTTGATGAACTGGAGAATCTGGAGATTCTGGACCTCAGCTTCAACCGACTGACCAAAATCGAGAACTTGGACAAACTACTCAAActgcaaaaattatattttgtggcAAACAAAATCAACTTCATTGAAAACATTGGCATACTAACCAATCTTACGATGTTAGAACTTGGAGACAACAAGTTGAAAAAGATTGAAAATATCGAAAGTTTGGTAAATTTGCGTCAGCTATTTCTAGGCAAGAACAAAATAgcgaaaattgaaaatctcGATACTTTAATAAACCTTGAAATATTGAGTCTTCAAGCAAATCGTATTATCAAGATTGAAAATTTGGAGAAGCTGACTAACTTGAAAGAATTGTATATATCAGAAAATGGTATTGAAATCATTGAGAATTTGTCCGGCAATAAAAACTTGGACACACTCGATCTTGCCAAGAATAGATTGAAGACAATAAGCAATTTGGAAGCACTAGAGCAGCTGGAGGAAATATGGTTGAATGATAATGGTATCGATAACTGGAAAAATCTGGAAGTGTTGAAGATAAACAAATCACTACAAACAATATACCTAGAACACAATCCAGTAGCTACAGATGTCCGCTATCGCTCCAAATTGCGTGACATTCTGCCCCATCTGCAAAAAATAGATGCCACTTTGTGTGTGATGCCAGGTGCACAATCGTaa